A DNA window from Bos indicus isolate NIAB-ARS_2022 breed Sahiwal x Tharparkar chromosome 9, NIAB-ARS_B.indTharparkar_mat_pri_1.0, whole genome shotgun sequence contains the following coding sequences:
- the PSMB1 gene encoding proteasome subunit beta type-1 isoform X1 — translation MLSSVAAYSGAGRDLAMEPHSSVGPLQLRFSPYAFNGGTVLAIAGEDFSIVASDTRLSEGFSIHTRDSPKCYKLTDKTVIGCSGFHGDCLTLTKIIEARLKMYKHSNNKAMTTGAIAAMLSTILYSRRFFPYYVYNIIGGLDEEGKGAVYSFDPVGSYQRDSFKAGGSASAMLQPLLDNQVGFKNMQNVEHVPLSLDRAMRLVKDVFISAAERDVYTGDALKVCIVTKEGIREETVPLRKD, via the exons ATGTTGTCCTCCGTTGCTGCGTACTCAGGCGCCGGCCGAGACCTGGCCATGGAACCTCACAGCTCCGTGGGCCCTTTGCAGCTGCGCTTTTCGCCCTACGCTTTCAACGGAGG TACTGTATTGGCAATTGCTGGAGAAGATTTTTCAATTGTTGCTTCTGACACTAGATTAAGTGAAGGGTTTTCAATTCACACACGGGACAGCCCCAAATGTTACAAATT aacagACAAAACAGTCATTGGATGTAGCGGTTTTCATGGAGATTGTCTTACCCTGACCAAAATTATTGAAGCAAGACTAAAG ATGTACAAGCATTCCAACAATAAGGCCATGACCACTGGGGCAATCGCTGCGATGCTGTCCACAATCCTGTACTCCAGGCGCTTCTTCCCCTACTATGTGTACAACATCATCGGGGGGCTTGATGAAGAAG GAAAGGGAGCCGTGTACAGCTTTGACCCGGTAGGGTCCTACCAGAGAGACTCGTTCAAGGCTGGAGGCTCAGCCAGTGCCATGCTGCAGCCCCTGCTTGACAACCAG GTTGGTTTTAAGAACATGCAGAATGTGGAGCATGTCCCACTGTCCTTGGACAGGGCCATGCGGCTTGTGAAAGATGTCTTCATTTCTGCTGCTGAGAGAGATGTGTACACCGGGGATGCACTCAAGGTCTGCATCGTGACCAAGGAGGGCATCAGGGAGGAGACTGTTCCTCTGCGGAAGGACTGA
- the PSMB1 gene encoding proteasome subunit beta type-1 isoform X2, protein MLSSVAAYSGAGRDLAMEPHSSVGPLQLRFSPYAFNGGTDKTVIGCSGFHGDCLTLTKIIEARLKMYKHSNNKAMTTGAIAAMLSTILYSRRFFPYYVYNIIGGLDEEGKGAVYSFDPVGSYQRDSFKAGGSASAMLQPLLDNQVGFKNMQNVEHVPLSLDRAMRLVKDVFISAAERDVYTGDALKVCIVTKEGIREETVPLRKD, encoded by the exons ATGTTGTCCTCCGTTGCTGCGTACTCAGGCGCCGGCCGAGACCTGGCCATGGAACCTCACAGCTCCGTGGGCCCTTTGCAGCTGCGCTTTTCGCCCTACGCTTTCAACGGAGG aacagACAAAACAGTCATTGGATGTAGCGGTTTTCATGGAGATTGTCTTACCCTGACCAAAATTATTGAAGCAAGACTAAAG ATGTACAAGCATTCCAACAATAAGGCCATGACCACTGGGGCAATCGCTGCGATGCTGTCCACAATCCTGTACTCCAGGCGCTTCTTCCCCTACTATGTGTACAACATCATCGGGGGGCTTGATGAAGAAG GAAAGGGAGCCGTGTACAGCTTTGACCCGGTAGGGTCCTACCAGAGAGACTCGTTCAAGGCTGGAGGCTCAGCCAGTGCCATGCTGCAGCCCCTGCTTGACAACCAG GTTGGTTTTAAGAACATGCAGAATGTGGAGCATGTCCCACTGTCCTTGGACAGGGCCATGCGGCTTGTGAAAGATGTCTTCATTTCTGCTGCTGAGAGAGATGTGTACACCGGGGATGCACTCAAGGTCTGCATCGTGACCAAGGAGGGCATCAGGGAGGAGACTGTTCCTCTGCGGAAGGACTGA